From a single Apium graveolens cultivar Ventura chromosome 2, ASM990537v1, whole genome shotgun sequence genomic region:
- the LOC141699687 gene encoding uncharacterized protein LOC141699687, translating to MTDYHTVPPPPLEDKERVPRAGSIHIILGGSYIGGDSRKAMDRYAREAKDKPLTNVNHLSQRPPELFEREADDIVFKENDAKWVHYPHTDALVIKMKIGTVNVHRAMVDTGSSADVLTYDAYKKLGLLDRELTSTGGNLYGFTGNSIGVKGTIRLPVTIGEEPHVATQIAMFTVVDQPCAYNIIVGRPLMRAMRMVTSIHHMTIKFPTPTGVGILKSCQYESRICYNQALKAAESRNASREIAEAGECDVPMEEADGRKRIRPEGHETCNLISI from the coding sequence ATGACTGATTATCATACCGTCCCTCCTCCACCCCTAGAAGACAAAGAAAGGGTCCCTCGGGCTGGTAGcattcatattattctaggcgggtctTACATTGGTGGAGACAGCCGGAAGGCAATGGACAGATATGCCCGGGAAGCAAAGGACAAGCCCCTCACCAACGTCAACCATCTAAGCCAAAGGCCTCCGGAGCTTTTTGAAAGGGAGGCCGATGATATCGTGTTTAAAGAGAACGATGCAAAATGGGTGCATTACCCTCATACCGATGCCCTagtcataaaaatgaagattgggaCGGTGAATGTTCACCGAGCAATGGTGGACACCGGGAGCTCGGCTGATGTTCTGACTTATGATGCCTACAAAAAACTGGGATTGTTGGATAGAGAGTTAACCTCGACAGGTGGGAACCTGTACGGGTTCACGGGAAACTCGATCGGAGTGAAAGGGACAATTCGACTCCCGGTGACCATAGGAGAAGAGCCTCATGTGGCCACCCAGATCGCTATGTTTACAGTTGTAGACCAGCCTTGTGCCTACAATATTATAGTGGGCAGACCCCTTATGAGGGCAATGAGAATGGTGACCTCAATCCATCATATGACGATAAAATTCCCAACCCCCACGGGGGTAGGCATCTTGAAGAGCTGTCAATACGAATCAAGGATCTGCTACAATCAGGCACTCAAGGCGGCCGAGTCAAGAAATGCCTCAAGGGAGATAGCTGAAGCAGGTGAATGCGACGTCCCCATGGAAGAGGCAGATGGCAGGAAAAGGATACGTCCCGAGGGCCACGAGACTTGTAATTTGATTTCAATTTAG
- the LOC141699695 gene encoding uncharacterized protein LOC141699695 has translation MPPMVERAGAVEDTIPILVDPNDPSKVLRIGSNLSPDLREDLARFLRENLDVFAWSHSDMIGIDPNVMCHRLNLDPKKKGVRQKRRLISGERVETIREEVDRLMEAGLVREAFYPMWLANPVLVKKPNGKWRTCVDFTGLKKACPKDSFPLPRIDQLLGKTMEAYVDDMLVKSKEVRDHVRHLAEIGIEANPAKIQALLEMRSPRRVKDVQSLTGRVAALNRFVSKSSDKCQEFFKAIKGVGRNFKWTEECEEAFQNIKKHLSSPPMLSNPKAGETLILYLAVSDFAISAVLVREEDGVQLPWTVDLGQLEVDYKPRTAIKGQALADFVPEFPPYQEVEPGALVVIPSTEEVGLERQNSAPWWSLFVDGASNGDGAGDGIELISPKAHKIRRATHLAFHATNNDAEYEALINGLKLALEMKVENLNVFSDSMIVVYQINGGYQAKGPRTELYLKCAQRIIARFNEVRLELIPRGQNEGADELANLGSRRESTLLGTVPLDIQRQPSVPEHEVGSLSNELGPRWMTHILAYIKEGHFRTKIMRQGG, from the exons ATGCCCCCAATGGTCGAAAGGGCTGGGGCCGTAGAGGACACAATCCCGATCTTGGTAGACCCAAATGATCCCTCCAAGGTACTCAGAATAGGCTCTAACCTAAGTCCTGACTTGAGAGAGGATCTAGCCCGCTTCCTAAGGGAGaatttggatgtctttgcatggtcacactcTGATATGATAGGGATTGACCCAAATGTCATGTGCCACCGACTCAACTTGGACCCGAAAAAGAAGGGGGTTAGGCAGAAGAGACGGCTGATTAGTGGAGAGAGGGTAGAGACCATCAGAGAAGAAGTGGATAGATTAATGGAGGCAGGACTTGTGAGAGAAGCCTTCTACCCCATGTGGCTGGCCAACCCCGTGCTTGTCAAGAAGCCCAATGGtaagtggaggacatgtgtagaCTTCACCGGCCTGAAGAAAGCTTGCCCGAAGGACAGCTTTCCTCTACCCCGAATCGACCAGCTG ttgGGGAAGACTATGGAGGCCTATGTAGATGACATGCTGGTGAAGTCGAAAGAAGTGAGGGATCATGTCCGCCACCTGGCAGAAAT AGGCATTGAGGCCAACCCAGCCAAGATACAAGCCCTACTCGAGATGAGATCCCCTCGACGGGTGAAGGATGTTCAAAGCTTAACGGGACGAGTGGCTGCCTTGAACCGCTTCGTCTCAAAATCCTCCGATAAATGCCAAGAGTTCTTCAAAGCAATTAAAGGAGTGGGGAGGAATTTTAAGTGGACCGAAGAATGTGAGGAAGCCTTTCAGAACATAAAGAAGCATCTCAGCAGCCCTCCAATGTTGTCCAACCCAAAGGCAGGAGAAACTTTGATCCTATACTTGGCTGTCTCCGACTTTGCAATAAGTGCGGTATTAGTCCGAGAGGAGGATGGTGTCCAGCTCCCg TGGACGGTTGATCTCGGCCAATTAGAAGTGGATTATAAGCCAAGGACCGCAATCAAAGGTCAAGCCCTGGCCGATTTTGTGCCGGAATTTCCTCCATATCAGGAAGTGGAGCCGGGAGCCCTTGTGGTCATACCTAGCACAGAGGAAGTTGGACTGGAGAGACAAAATAGTGCCCCATGGTGGAGCCTATTTGTGGATGGAGCCTCCAACGGTGATGGAGCAGGAGATGGAATTGAGCTAATCAGCCCAAAGGCGCACAAGATCAGACGTGCGACCCATCTGGCCTTTCATGCAACCAACAATGATGCCGAGTATGAGGCCCTGATCAACGGTCTCAAGTTAGCTTTGGAAATGAAGGTGGAGAATTTGAATGTGTTTAGTGACTCCATGATTGTGGTCTATCAGATAAACGGGGGGTATCAAGCTAAGGGGCCAAGAACAGAGCTTTACCTGAAGTGCGCACAGAGGATAATCGCGAGGTTCAATGAGGTGAGGCTGGAACTAATCCCGCGTGGGCAAAATGAAGGCGCGGACGAGCTAGCTAATCTCGGCTCACGCCGCGAGAGCACTTTGCTAGGGACCGTGCCCCTTGATATACAGAGGCAACCTAGTGTGCCCGAGCACGAGGTGGGCAGCCTCAGTAATGAGCTCGGCCCCAGGTGGATGACACATATTCTAGCATACATAAAAGAAGGTCACTTCCGAACAAAAATAATGAGGCAAGGAGGATAA